The proteins below come from a single Benincasa hispida cultivar B227 chromosome 4, ASM972705v1, whole genome shotgun sequence genomic window:
- the LOC120075783 gene encoding vacuolar protein sorting-associated protein 45 homolog — MVLISVVRDYINKMLQDISGMKVLILDSQTVSVVSVVYSQSELLQKEVFLVELVDSVSKSRESMYHLKAVCFLRPTSENIQLLRRQLVNPRFGEYHLFFSNILKETQIHILADSDEQDVVQQVVEFYADFVAIDPYHFTLNMPSNHIYMIPAVVDPPSLQHFCDRVVDGIAALFLALKQRPVIRYQRTSDVAKRIAQEASKLMYQQESGLFDFRRMEVSPLLLVIDRRDDPLTPLLNQWTYQAMVHELLGIQDNKVDLKSIAKSSKDQQEVVLSSEQDSFYKANMYENFGDIGMNIKKLVDDFQQIAKSNQNIQTIEDMAKFVDNYPEYRKMHGNVSKHVTLVTEMSKIVEERKLMLVSQTEQELACNGGQVAAFEAVTNLLNNESISDIDRLRLVMLYALRYEKESPVQLMQLFNKLASRSAKYKTGLVQFLLKQAGVDKRTGDLYGNRDLLNIARNMARGLKGVENVYTQHQPLLVQTMESIIKGRLRDVDYPFVGNHFQQGRPQEVIIFIVGGTTYEESRAVALQNATTSGIRFILGGSVVLNSRRFLKDLEEAQRISRSSATVI, encoded by the exons atggtgttgatatcgGTCGTTCGGGATTATATCAACAAGATGTTGCAGGACATCTCCGGGATGAAGGTTCTCATCCTCGATTCTCAGACG GTTAGTGTTGTCAGTGTGGTGTACTCACAGTcggagcttcttcaaaaagaagTCTTTTTGGTTGAATTGGTAGATAGCGTATCGAAGTCGAGGGAATCCATGTACCATCTTAAAGCAGTTTGCTTTCTCAGGCCTACATCAGAAAATATACAGCTTTTGCGTCGCCAGCTGGTTAATCCTAGATTTGGGGAGTATCACCTTT TTTTCTCCAACATTTTGAAGGAAACTCAGATTCATATACTAGCTGATTCAGACGAGCAGGATGTTGTCCAGCAAGTTGTG GAGTTTTATGCGGATTTTGTGGCCATTGATCCTTATCATTTCACTTTAAACATGCCATCAAACCATATATACATGATCCCAGCAGTTGTTGATCCTCCAAGTTTGCAACATTTCTGTGACCGAGTTGTAGACGGCATTGCAGCACTTTTCTTGGCCTTAAAACAAAGACCTGTTATTCGGTACCAAAGGACTTCTGATGTGGCCAAGAGGATAGCACAGGAAGCATCA AAACTTATGTATCAGCAAGAAAGTGGTCTGTTTGATTTTCGAAGAATGGAAGTTTCCCCTTTGTTACTGGTAATTGATAGGAGGGATGACCCGCTGACTCCCCTGCTGAATCAATGGACTTATCAG GCAATGGTTCATGAATTGCTAGGTATTCAAGATAATAAAGTGGACTTGAAAAGCATTGCGAAATCTTCAAAGGATCAACAG GAGGTTGTGCTATCATCAGAGCAAGATTCGTTTTATAAAGCTAACATGTACGAGAATTTTGGAGATATTGGAATGAATATAAAGAAATTGGTGGATGATTTTCAGCAAATTGCCAAAAGTAACCAGAACATACAGACAATAG AGGACATGGCCAAGTTTGTTGACAATTATCCAGAGTACAGAAAAATGCACGGTAATGTTTCAAAACATGTGACGTTGGTGACAGAGATGAGTAAAATAGTTGAGGAGCGAAAGCTTATGTTAGTTTCACAGACAGAACAGGAATTGGCTTGCAATGGTGGGCAAGTGGCTGCTTTTGAG GCTGTAACGAATCTTTTGAACAATGAGAGTATTTCTGATATAGACCGTCTGCGGCTAGTTATGTTGTATGCTTTACGGTATGAGAAGGAGAGCCCTGTCCAACTGATGCAGCTTTTCAACAAATTGGCTTCTCGTTCTGCCAAATATAAAACAGGG CTTGTCCAGTTTCTTTTAAAACAAGCTGGTGTTGATAAGCGAACGGGTGATCTTTATGGAAATCGAGATCTTTTGAATATTGCTCGTAACATGGCTCGTGGATTAAAG GGAGTTGAGAACGTATACACCCAGCATCAACCCCTTCTGGTCCAGACCATGGAAAGTATAATCAAGGGGCGATTGAGAGATGTGGACTACCCGTTTGTTGGGAATCACTTTCAGCAAGGAAG GCCGCAAGAAGTCATCATTTTTATTGTAGGTGGTACGACATATGAGGAGTCACGTGCTGTAGCTTTACAGAACGCAACTACTTCTGGAATACGCTTTATCCTGGGTGGTTCTGTGGTTCTAAATTCTAGGAG GTTTTTGAAGGACTTGGAAGAAGCTCAGCGGATATCTCGTTCGAGCGCCACGGTGATTTGA
- the LOC120076408 gene encoding putative UDP-glucuronate:xylan alpha-glucuronosyltransferase 3 isoform X1: MRAHPPSPIEPRHRLSSSFNSEETSKRRFQRIRDFKVVERALHIPIRDRVLNCKPSLKLVLVIIVLGTIVTCFHSPAVHISDHPLKGSRWTGRDARYISFSEVNWDEVSDVVESLTDRDKYQGIGLLNFNDSEVDHWKQLFLEAEHVVFQLDHAASNLTWETLYPEWIDEEEEFEVPSCPSLPKLQIPLKPRIDLVAVKLPCDKSGRWSRDVPRLHLQLEAARVAASAKGNRFVHVLLVTQCFPIPNLFRCKELITREGNVWLYRPNLNILRDKLQLPIGSCELSVPLNAKENFYSERANREAYATILHSAHIYVCGAIAAAQSIRMTGSTRDLVILVDETISEYHRGGLEAAGWKIYTIQRIRNPKAERDAYNEWNYSKFRLWQLTNYDKIIFIDADMLILRNIDFLFEMPEITATGNNATLFNSGVMVIEPSNCTFQLLMDHINEIESYNGGDQGYLNEIFTWWHRIPKHMNFLKHFWEGDEEEKKEMKTRLFGADPPILYVLHYLGNKPWICFRDYDCNWNVDLLLEFASNVAHKRWWKVHDAMPENLQKFCLLRSKQKAQLEWDRRQAEKGNFTNGHWKIKIKDPRLKTCFEDFCFWESMLWHWGETNWTDNSSVTPSPTTTTTTVSLSSL, translated from the exons ATGAGAGCACATCCCCCGAGTCCCATTGAACCTAGACATCGATTGTCTTCTTCTTTCAA CAGTGAAGAAACAAGCAAGAGAAGGTTCCAAAGAATTAGAGATTTCAAAGTTGTTGAGAGGGCCCTCCATATTCCCATTCGTGATAGGGTTTTGAACTGCAAACCTTCACTAAAACTCGTGCTGGTTATTATAGTATTAGGAACAATAGtgacatgcttccattcacctgCAGTTCATATTTCAGATCATCCATTGAAAGGATCTCG ATGGACAGGTAGAGATGCTCGTTATATATCCTTTTCAGAAGTCAACTGGGATGAGGTTTCTGATGTTGTTGAGTCACTGACTGACCGGGACAAGTACCAGGGAATTGGCTTGCTGAACTTTAATGATAGTGAGGTTGACCACTGGAAACAACTCTTTTTGGAAGCAGAGCATGTTGTTTTTCAACTAGACCATGCAGCCAGCAATTTAACATGGGAAACTCTGTACCCTGAATGGATtgatgaggaagaagaatttGAGGTCCCCTCTTGTCCTTCTTTACCAAAGCTTCAGATTCCTCTGAAACCCCGGATAGATCTTGTAGCCGTGAAGCTGCCATGTGACAAATCAGGTAGATGGTCAAGAGATGTGCCTCGGTTGCACTTGCAACTTGAAGCAGCAAGGGTTGCTGCATCTGCTAAAGGGAATCGTTTCGTACATGTACTTTTGGTGACCCAATGCTTTCCTATCCCGAATCTCTTCCGGTGCAAAGAACTTATCACACGTGAAGGGAATGTATGGCTTTATAGACCTAACTTGAATATCTTGAGGGACAAACTACAGCTCCCCATTGGGTCATGTGAACTGTCAGTTCCCCTAAACGCTAAAG AAAACTTTTACTCAGAAAGAGCGAACAGAGAAGCATATGCAACAATTTTGCACTCCGCACATATATATGTCTGTGGAGCTATTGCGGCTGCTCAGAGTATTCGCATGACTGGTTCGACACGGGATCTTGTAATACTTGTTGATGAAACAATTAGTGAGTACCACAGAGGTGGCTTGGAAGCAGCTGGTTGGAAGATCTATACAATCCAAAGAATCAGGAACCCAAAAGCTGAACGAGACGCATACAACGAGTGGAACTACAGCAAATTCCGTCTTTGGCAGTTGACAAATTAtgacaaaataatttttatagatGCTGACATGCTCATTCTTAGAAATATTGATTTCCTCTTTGAGATGCCTGAGATAACTGCAACAGGAAACAACGCTACCTTATTTAATTCAGGAGTTATGGTGATCGAACCATCAAATTGCACATTTCAGTTGCTAATGGATCACATCAATGAGATAGAGTCTTATAATGGTGGCGACCAGGGGTACCTAAACGAAATCTTCACATGGTGGCATCGCATCCCAAAGCACATGAACTTCTTGAAGCACTTCTGGGAAGGtgatgaagaagagaagaaggagatgaagacTCGTCTCTTTGGAGCTGACCCTCCAATCCTTTATGTCCTACATTATCTTGGCAATAAACCTTGGATTTGCTTCCGAGACTATGATTGCAATTGGAATGTAGACCTTCTACTGGAGTTTGCTAGCAATGTTGCACATAAGAGATGGTGGAAGGTGCATGACGCCATGCCCGAAAATCTACAGAAGTTCTGTTTGCTTCGGTCCAAGCAGAAGGCACAATTGGAGTGGGACCGAAGGCAAGCAGAGAAAGGAAACTTCACCAACGGTCACTGGAAGATAAAGATTAAAGACCCTCGTTTGAAAACATGCTTTGAAGATTTTTGCTTCTGGGAGAGTATGTTGTGGCATTGGGGTGAAACAAACTGGACAGACAATTCTTCTGTTACTCCATCTCCCACTACGACCACTACTACAGTGTCTCTCTCATCTCTTTAA
- the LOC120076408 gene encoding putative UDP-glucuronate:xylan alpha-glucuronosyltransferase 3 isoform X2, with protein MRAHPPSPIEPRHRLSSSFNEETSKRRFQRIRDFKVVERALHIPIRDRVLNCKPSLKLVLVIIVLGTIVTCFHSPAVHISDHPLKGSRWTGRDARYISFSEVNWDEVSDVVESLTDRDKYQGIGLLNFNDSEVDHWKQLFLEAEHVVFQLDHAASNLTWETLYPEWIDEEEEFEVPSCPSLPKLQIPLKPRIDLVAVKLPCDKSGRWSRDVPRLHLQLEAARVAASAKGNRFVHVLLVTQCFPIPNLFRCKELITREGNVWLYRPNLNILRDKLQLPIGSCELSVPLNAKENFYSERANREAYATILHSAHIYVCGAIAAAQSIRMTGSTRDLVILVDETISEYHRGGLEAAGWKIYTIQRIRNPKAERDAYNEWNYSKFRLWQLTNYDKIIFIDADMLILRNIDFLFEMPEITATGNNATLFNSGVMVIEPSNCTFQLLMDHINEIESYNGGDQGYLNEIFTWWHRIPKHMNFLKHFWEGDEEEKKEMKTRLFGADPPILYVLHYLGNKPWICFRDYDCNWNVDLLLEFASNVAHKRWWKVHDAMPENLQKFCLLRSKQKAQLEWDRRQAEKGNFTNGHWKIKIKDPRLKTCFEDFCFWESMLWHWGETNWTDNSSVTPSPTTTTTTVSLSSL; from the exons ATGAGAGCACATCCCCCGAGTCCCATTGAACCTAGACATCGATTGTCTTCTTCTTTCAA TGAAGAAACAAGCAAGAGAAGGTTCCAAAGAATTAGAGATTTCAAAGTTGTTGAGAGGGCCCTCCATATTCCCATTCGTGATAGGGTTTTGAACTGCAAACCTTCACTAAAACTCGTGCTGGTTATTATAGTATTAGGAACAATAGtgacatgcttccattcacctgCAGTTCATATTTCAGATCATCCATTGAAAGGATCTCG ATGGACAGGTAGAGATGCTCGTTATATATCCTTTTCAGAAGTCAACTGGGATGAGGTTTCTGATGTTGTTGAGTCACTGACTGACCGGGACAAGTACCAGGGAATTGGCTTGCTGAACTTTAATGATAGTGAGGTTGACCACTGGAAACAACTCTTTTTGGAAGCAGAGCATGTTGTTTTTCAACTAGACCATGCAGCCAGCAATTTAACATGGGAAACTCTGTACCCTGAATGGATtgatgaggaagaagaatttGAGGTCCCCTCTTGTCCTTCTTTACCAAAGCTTCAGATTCCTCTGAAACCCCGGATAGATCTTGTAGCCGTGAAGCTGCCATGTGACAAATCAGGTAGATGGTCAAGAGATGTGCCTCGGTTGCACTTGCAACTTGAAGCAGCAAGGGTTGCTGCATCTGCTAAAGGGAATCGTTTCGTACATGTACTTTTGGTGACCCAATGCTTTCCTATCCCGAATCTCTTCCGGTGCAAAGAACTTATCACACGTGAAGGGAATGTATGGCTTTATAGACCTAACTTGAATATCTTGAGGGACAAACTACAGCTCCCCATTGGGTCATGTGAACTGTCAGTTCCCCTAAACGCTAAAG AAAACTTTTACTCAGAAAGAGCGAACAGAGAAGCATATGCAACAATTTTGCACTCCGCACATATATATGTCTGTGGAGCTATTGCGGCTGCTCAGAGTATTCGCATGACTGGTTCGACACGGGATCTTGTAATACTTGTTGATGAAACAATTAGTGAGTACCACAGAGGTGGCTTGGAAGCAGCTGGTTGGAAGATCTATACAATCCAAAGAATCAGGAACCCAAAAGCTGAACGAGACGCATACAACGAGTGGAACTACAGCAAATTCCGTCTTTGGCAGTTGACAAATTAtgacaaaataatttttatagatGCTGACATGCTCATTCTTAGAAATATTGATTTCCTCTTTGAGATGCCTGAGATAACTGCAACAGGAAACAACGCTACCTTATTTAATTCAGGAGTTATGGTGATCGAACCATCAAATTGCACATTTCAGTTGCTAATGGATCACATCAATGAGATAGAGTCTTATAATGGTGGCGACCAGGGGTACCTAAACGAAATCTTCACATGGTGGCATCGCATCCCAAAGCACATGAACTTCTTGAAGCACTTCTGGGAAGGtgatgaagaagagaagaaggagatgaagacTCGTCTCTTTGGAGCTGACCCTCCAATCCTTTATGTCCTACATTATCTTGGCAATAAACCTTGGATTTGCTTCCGAGACTATGATTGCAATTGGAATGTAGACCTTCTACTGGAGTTTGCTAGCAATGTTGCACATAAGAGATGGTGGAAGGTGCATGACGCCATGCCCGAAAATCTACAGAAGTTCTGTTTGCTTCGGTCCAAGCAGAAGGCACAATTGGAGTGGGACCGAAGGCAAGCAGAGAAAGGAAACTTCACCAACGGTCACTGGAAGATAAAGATTAAAGACCCTCGTTTGAAAACATGCTTTGAAGATTTTTGCTTCTGGGAGAGTATGTTGTGGCATTGGGGTGAAACAAACTGGACAGACAATTCTTCTGTTACTCCATCTCCCACTACGACCACTACTACAGTGTCTCTCTCATCTCTTTAA
- the LOC120075260 gene encoding uncharacterized protein LOC120075260, with product MVLITTRNSRLSAVSTSLILPHSGFRWSSISPRNLPFPFVEHRLPSTSNNPLLLHARKRNSESEPVLKRNIVEEVSEDEEDDVLLDELEEDEIMEDDGEDYFEEKYMEGNAEVYEGDGGEGGGISLAGTWWDKEALAIAEEVILSFHGDLKIYAFKTVSNSTVQVRIEKLSNKSGSPSMEDIEAFSTTYRARLDEAELAKSVPENLSLEVSSPGVERVVQIPDELDRFKERAMYVKYTNDVATASSSSESDGIFKLVSFDIEAKYCTWGLADVKINREKAGKGRPLSKKQRDWRLETPFDSLRLVRLYSDC from the exons ATGGTCTTGATTACGACTCGTAATTCCAGACTCTCTGCCGTTTCCACTTCACTAATCCTTCCACATAGTGGCTTCCGATGGTCTTCAATCTCCCCCAGAAATCTTCCCTTCCCATTTGTCGAGCATCGACTTCCTTCCACGTCGAACAATCCCCTATTACTTCATGCCAGAAAGAGAAATTCAGAATCAGAGCCAGTTCTCAAACGAAACATCGTCGAGGAAGTGTCGGAGGACGAAGAAGACGACGTCCTTCTCGACGAACTTGAAGAAG ATGAGATAATGGAAGATGATGGCGAAGATTACTTTGAAGAAAAGTATATGGAGGGTAATGCTGAAGTCTAC GAAGGGGATGGCGGGGAAGGAGGTGGAATTTCCCTTGCTGGGACATGGTGGGATAAAGAAGCACTGGCTATAGCTGAAGAGGTTATTCTTTCATTTCATGGCGATTTGAAGATTTATGCTTTCAAAACAGTCTCTAATTCCACTGTTCAAGTGCGGATTGAAAAGCTTTCTAACAA ATCAGGTTCCCCCAGTATGGAAGATATCGAGGCCTTTTCTACAACATATCGAGCACGATTGGATGAGGCAGAGCTTGCTAAATCTGTGCCAGAGAACTTATCTTTAGAG GTCTCATCTCCTGGTGTTGAACGGGTTGTTCAAATTCCTGACGAGCTGGATCGGTTCAAAGAGAGGGCAATGTATGTGAAATACACAAATGATGTAGCTACAGCCAGTTCGTCCTCTGAGAGTGATGGCATTTTCAAGCTTGTGTCATTCGACATAGAAGCAAAGTACTGCACTTGGGGTTTAGCAGACGTGAAGATAAATAGAGAAAAGGCGGGAAAAGGAAGGCCTCTAAGCAAAAAGCAAAGAGACTGGCGTTTAGAGACTCCTTTTGATTCATTACGTTTGGTTAGGCTGTATTCTGATTGCTGA